A genomic window from Canis lupus dingo isolate Sandy chromosome 13, ASM325472v2, whole genome shotgun sequence includes:
- the SHISA3 gene encoding protein shisa-3 homolog codes for MRPLLALWLVLGALRRSPAAAQQAGEYCHGWVDAHGGDHEGFQCPEDFDTPDATICCGSCALRYCCAAADARLEQGGCTNDRGGREPPGVTAQPVYVPFLIVGSIFVAFIILGSLVAVYCCTCLRPKEPSQQPIRFSLRSYQTEALPMILPSAGLRAPSRQSSTATSSSSTGGSIRRFSFARAEPGCLVPSPPPPYTTGHPIHLAQPSGFLVSPQYFAYPLQQEPPLPGKSCPDFSPS; via the exons atGAGGCCGCTGCTGGCGCTCTGGCTCGTCCTGGGCGCGCTGCGCCGGAGCCCCGCGGCCGCCCAGCAGGCGGGGGAGTACTGCCACGGCTGGGTGGACGCGCACGGCGGCGACCACGAGGGCTTCCAGTGCCCCGAGGACTTCGACACGCCGGACGCCACCATCTGCTGCGGCTCCTGCGCGCTGCGCTACTGCTGCGCCGCGGCCGACGCCAGGCTGGAGCAGGGCGGCTGCACCAACGACCGCGGCGGGCGCGAGCCCCCGGGCGTCACCGCGC AGCCCGTGTACGTGCCCTTCCTCATCGTTGGCTCCATCTTCGTGGCCTTCATCATCCTGGGCTCCTTGGTGGCGGTCTACTGCTGCACCTGCCTGAGGCCCAAGGAGCCGTCCCAGCAGCCCATCCGCTTCTCGCTGCGCAGCTATCAGACGGAGGCCCTGCCCATGATCCTGCCCTCCGCCGGCCTGCGCGCGCCTTCCCGCCAGTCCAGCACGGCCACCAGCTCCAGCTCCACCGGGGGCTCCATTCGCAGGTTCTCCTTCGCCCGAGCGGAGCCCGGCTGCCtggtgccctccccacccccaccctacacCACAGGCCACCCCATCCACCTGGCGCAGCCGTCGGGGTTCCTGGTGTCGCCCCAGTACTTCGCTTACCCGCTCCAGCAGGAGCCCCCGCTGCCCGGGAAGAGCTGCCCGGACTTCAGTCCCAGCTGA